The genomic DNA atccactggtaaaagagatggtgaactcttcaatcacccgaaggaaggcaacggaaaaTCATCTTCGTACAACGTCAgtctctgatacggcacagaaagaagaagaagaattttatTGGTCCGTGTGTacgtacgctgtcactctccgattaaaaaaaacagaactcactcttttatttgtttctcggAGTTTGCCTTATTTTCCTTTCAGTTTAACTTCAATAAACTAAAGTGATGTAAGAGAGAAGCatctagaattaaaaaaaaaaaaaaaaaaaaaaaaaaaaacagattcaaCAGTCTTCGTCTTCAAGCTTTAATCCCTAGTcggggtcgccggtgcggatttttctcctccactttgcTCTGTCTACCGCCTCGCTTTCGTTgactcctcattctttcttttcttcgttatgTGCaatcctcccatcttctcttcgGTATTCCTCTTACCCACCTGTAACTGTCTCACCCTTTTTTCTACGTCGTCACTGTTCCTCCTGACTACGTGTCTCAACCATCATAAACTATTTTCCCGTAGCTTTCCTGCTATTTCTCCTACTTTCagcctctctcttatttcttcatttctcactCTATCACGTCTTGTGAGACCCAGCGACCCTCTTAACATTTTAATTTCCGCAATCTGTATCTTTCCCTCCTGCGCCTTTGTTACAGCTACCGCCTCCGTCCTGCACTCCATCGTCGTATTGTACACACTCTCCTTCACATTGTCTAAAACCGTTCTGTCGCACATCACacctgttattttctttcatgctCCCCATCCTGCCTGTATCCGTTTCGTAACTCcctctctgactgtctgcctgtataGTGGATCCCAAATACTTGAACTCTTCCGCTTGTATAACAACTTCACCTtgcatttttactatcatttcctcctcctggccctcctctccctccttttattttcaGGTATTCGGTCTGCTGCCTGTTCACTTCAATACCTCTTACTTCCATCGCCTCTCTCTACAACTCTAGACTCTGTTCtgcctcctcctttgtctcttcaCTCACCACAACGGGCCTCCCTCTGCACCTTTTCCGTCATACACTTGATAATGACTGCAATTAAGAAAGGGCTAAGCGCTGAGCCGTGATGCAGTCCCACCGTGTCCTCAAATTCCTCTGTGTCACCCGCTGCACATCTCACTAGTGTCTTGCTACCCTCACATATATCCTGTACCAGCCTGACgtatttctcttccaccttctttagCCGCAGACAATTCCACACTTCCTGCCTCAGGACCCGATCGTGCGCTTTCTCTAGGTCAAGGTAGATGCAGTGCATCTTTTCTTGTCCCTCTCTGTACTTCTCCACTACTTGACGGAGTGCAAATACTGCGTACTCTGTGATTCTATTGGGCACGAAGCCGAGTTTATGCGCCGATTCCTCCACTCTGTTCCTTAGCCTCTtgtctataattttttttcccacaTCTTTATTAGGTGTGAGGTAAGTTTGATGCCCCGGTAGTTTCCATAACCCTGGACGTCACCTTTATTCTTAAATATTGGTATTAGAGTGCTAGCTCTCCATTCATCTGACATATATCTCGACACCATGATCTTTCTGAACACTTCCGTTAGCCACTCTACTGCCGTTCTCCCCGTTTCATAGCCGCTGTCACTTctgcttctctcacttcctctactACCCTTTCCTCTGCTGCTTCTTTCTCCCGTTCTACCCTTGGGTTCTCTGCGTTCATCAGTTGTTGATAGtattccttccacttctcctttaTCTATGTGTCTTCTGTTAGTACCTGTCCTTCACTATCTTTTACTCTTCTGTTCTGCTATCCTGCACAGCTTAGTACAGCTTATACCCATTTCCCAGCTCCTTGGCCTTCTGTCCTCCTCATCTAGTTTCTTGTACACACAacactctattttcttcttctccattacatccaccccttctcctccccttccggcCATTGTACCCGCGTTCAGTGTTGCGATCACAAACGTTCtgtcttccaccttcttcttcctcctttctcccctctgagTTATCTTCTTTAACCTTACCCGCTCCTGGCAAGGTAGCCGTTGTCCACTTCTCGCAGCTGTGCGGCTACGTTGCTGCGCGGCGCCTGCGAGGTATGCCCTAGCTTTATCTCTGCCCCTATGCATCTACATCTTCATTACAGTTTGGCACGTTTTTACgactggatgcccttcttgccgtcaaccctccccatttacccgggcttgggaccggctgATGGGGGTACTGGGTTATGCGTCCACCAGGCTGGGTTAATATCAGATTCAACGGTAATGGCACAAACTATGTGTTCTAATCTTTTCGTTAAAAAAGTGATTTTAAGTGAGAGCTGATGACTGACTCTTTATATGCAGATGTACTAAGTAATTTCTTTAGATACCCACATGAACACACGTATGCATACGTGAACTACgttcacgcacacacgaacaaactcttacatagttaccctcgttctcacaaacatgcacacatacatgtacacatacgcatatacgcacacatacacgtacgcgcaCGTATGCATGTACAAGCAcgcatacccgcacacacacgcacacccgcac from Penaeus chinensis breed Huanghai No. 1 chromosome 30, ASM1920278v2, whole genome shotgun sequence includes the following:
- the LOC125041079 gene encoding uncharacterized protein LOC125041079 — protein: MEKKKIECCVYKKLDEEDRRPRSWEMGISCTKLCRIAEQKRLWKLPGHQTYLTPNKDVGKKIIDKRLRNRVEESAHKLGFVPNRITEYAVFALRQVVEKYREGQEKMHCIYLDLEKAHDRVLRQEVWNCLRLKKVEEKYVRLVQDICEGSKTLVRCAAGDTEEFEDTVGLHHGSALSPFLIAVIIKCMTEKVQREARCGE